A genomic region of Miscanthus floridulus cultivar M001 chromosome 3, ASM1932011v1, whole genome shotgun sequence contains the following coding sequences:
- the LOC136541742 gene encoding GDSL esterase/lipase At5g03610-like isoform X1, whose amino-acid sequence MGHGHGGLPPTLLLLLCLLVLSVQAAARKHSHRAGDHTDTSGGGSNGSSPSPTTMTQQLWVFGDSYADTGNLGDLGRELTHAWYDPYGATFPGRPTGRFSDGRVLTDFIVSVCCLEIGIGTMWHDAASAMGMPTPVAYKLRRGAARGLLARGMNFAVGGAGVLDTGNFQRNISAQIDLFQAQRQHPAAGAAAHGGGVALVVVSGNDYSYAADKDNSTSAAIAYIPTVVRELGQQLRRLRDDVGMRRVVVTNLHPLGCTPLFTRALNYSGCDPLANAGAAQHNAALQSVLAALDPANRTFFLLDLNAPFAAFADAPPSAAAASRFDEPRRPCCETFLSTAGGGYCGQQDDDGRRQYALCDDPSKHFYWDNVHPTQAAWATVAETFRPKIREFLSN is encoded by the exons ATGGGTCATGGTCATGGGGGACTCCCGCCGACGCTGCTTCTCCTTCTAT GTCTGCTCGTGCTTTCAGTGCAGGCGGCGGCGCGCAAGCACAGTCACAGGGCCGGCGATCATACTGACactagcggcggcggcagcaacgGGTCGTCTCCTTCGCCAACAACTATGACCCAGCAGCTGTGGGTGTTCGGTGACTCGTACGCGGACACGGGGAACCTTGGCGACCTCGGGCGGGAGCTGACGCACGCGTGGTACGACCCCTACGGCGCCACCTTCCCCGGACGCCCCACCGGCCGCTTCTCCGACGGCCGCGTCCTCACCGACTTCATAG TGTCCGTTTGCTGCTTGGAAATTGGAATTGGAACCATGTGGCATGATGCAGCTTCGGCCATGGGAATGCCAACGCCGGTGGCGTACAAGCTGCGCCGGGGCGCCGCCCGCGGGCTGTTGGCGCGCGGCATGAACTTCGCCGTCGGCGGCGCGGGCGTGCTGGACACCGGCAACTTCCAGCGCAATATCAGCGCGCAGATCGACCTGTTCCAGGCGCAGCGGCAGCACCCTGCGGCGGGGGCAGCAGCCCACGGCGGTGGGGTCGCGCTCGTCGTCGTCTCCGGCAACGACTACTCCTACGCCGCCGACAAGGACAACAGCACAAGC GCCGCGATCGCGTACATCCCGACGGTGGTGCGTGAGCTCGGGCAGCAGCTCCGGCGGCTGCGCGACGACGTCGGGATGCGCAGGGTGGTGGTCACCAACCTGCACCCGCTGGGGTGCACGCCGCTCTTCACCCGCGCGCTCAACTACAGCGGCTGCGACCCGCTGGCCAACGCGGGCGCGGCGCAGCACAACGCGGCGCTCCAGTCCGTGCTCGCCGCGCTCGACCCGGCCAAccgcaccttcttcctcctcgaccTCAACGCGCCCTTCGCGGCTTTTGCCGACGCGCcaccgtcggcggcggcggcaagcagGTTCGATGAGCCGAGGCGCCCGTGCTGCGAGACCTTCTTGAGCACCGCCGGCGGCGGCTACTGCGGCCAGCAGGACGACGACGGGAGGAGGCAGTACGCGCTGTGCGACGACCCCAGCAAACACTTCTACTGGGACAACGTCCACCCCACGCAGGCAGCCTGGGCCACGGTCGCCGAGACTTTCAGGCCCAAGATCCGCGAGTTCCTTTCCAACTGA
- the LOC136541742 gene encoding GDSL esterase/lipase At5g03610-like isoform X3, with product MVMGDSRRRCFSFYAAARKHSHRAGDHTDTSGGGSNGSSPSPTTMTQQLWVFGDSYADTGNLGDLGRELTHAWYDPYGATFPGRPTGRFSDGRVLTDFIVSVCCLEIGIGTMWHDAASAMGMPTPVAYKLRRGAARGLLARGMNFAVGGAGVLDTGNFQRNISAQIDLFQAQRQHPAAGAAAHGGGVALVVVSGNDYSYAADKDNSTSAAIAYIPTVVRELGQQLRRLRDDVGMRRVVVTNLHPLGCTPLFTRALNYSGCDPLANAGAAQHNAALQSVLAALDPANRTFFLLDLNAPFAAFADAPPSAAAASRFDEPRRPCCETFLSTAGGGYCGQQDDDGRRQYALCDDPSKHFYWDNVHPTQAAWATVAETFRPKIREFLSN from the exons ATGGTCATGGGGGACTCCCGCCGACGCTGCTTCTCCTTCTAT GCGGCGGCGCGCAAGCACAGTCACAGGGCCGGCGATCATACTGACactagcggcggcggcagcaacgGGTCGTCTCCTTCGCCAACAACTATGACCCAGCAGCTGTGGGTGTTCGGTGACTCGTACGCGGACACGGGGAACCTTGGCGACCTCGGGCGGGAGCTGACGCACGCGTGGTACGACCCCTACGGCGCCACCTTCCCCGGACGCCCCACCGGCCGCTTCTCCGACGGCCGCGTCCTCACCGACTTCATAG TGTCCGTTTGCTGCTTGGAAATTGGAATTGGAACCATGTGGCATGATGCAGCTTCGGCCATGGGAATGCCAACGCCGGTGGCGTACAAGCTGCGCCGGGGCGCCGCCCGCGGGCTGTTGGCGCGCGGCATGAACTTCGCCGTCGGCGGCGCGGGCGTGCTGGACACCGGCAACTTCCAGCGCAATATCAGCGCGCAGATCGACCTGTTCCAGGCGCAGCGGCAGCACCCTGCGGCGGGGGCAGCAGCCCACGGCGGTGGGGTCGCGCTCGTCGTCGTCTCCGGCAACGACTACTCCTACGCCGCCGACAAGGACAACAGCACAAGC GCCGCGATCGCGTACATCCCGACGGTGGTGCGTGAGCTCGGGCAGCAGCTCCGGCGGCTGCGCGACGACGTCGGGATGCGCAGGGTGGTGGTCACCAACCTGCACCCGCTGGGGTGCACGCCGCTCTTCACCCGCGCGCTCAACTACAGCGGCTGCGACCCGCTGGCCAACGCGGGCGCGGCGCAGCACAACGCGGCGCTCCAGTCCGTGCTCGCCGCGCTCGACCCGGCCAAccgcaccttcttcctcctcgaccTCAACGCGCCCTTCGCGGCTTTTGCCGACGCGCcaccgtcggcggcggcggcaagcagGTTCGATGAGCCGAGGCGCCCGTGCTGCGAGACCTTCTTGAGCACCGCCGGCGGCGGCTACTGCGGCCAGCAGGACGACGACGGGAGGAGGCAGTACGCGCTGTGCGACGACCCCAGCAAACACTTCTACTGGGACAACGTCCACCCCACGCAGGCAGCCTGGGCCACGGTCGCCGAGACTTTCAGGCCCAAGATCCGCGAGTTCCTTTCCAACTGA
- the LOC136541742 gene encoding GDSL esterase/lipase At5g03610-like isoform X2 — MGHGHGGLPPTLLLLLLQAAARKHSHRAGDHTDTSGGGSNGSSPSPTTMTQQLWVFGDSYADTGNLGDLGRELTHAWYDPYGATFPGRPTGRFSDGRVLTDFIVSVCCLEIGIGTMWHDAASAMGMPTPVAYKLRRGAARGLLARGMNFAVGGAGVLDTGNFQRNISAQIDLFQAQRQHPAAGAAAHGGGVALVVVSGNDYSYAADKDNSTSAAIAYIPTVVRELGQQLRRLRDDVGMRRVVVTNLHPLGCTPLFTRALNYSGCDPLANAGAAQHNAALQSVLAALDPANRTFFLLDLNAPFAAFADAPPSAAAASRFDEPRRPCCETFLSTAGGGYCGQQDDDGRRQYALCDDPSKHFYWDNVHPTQAAWATVAETFRPKIREFLSN; from the exons ATGGGTCATGGTCATGGGGGACTCCCGCCGACGCTGCTTCTCCTTCTAT TGCAGGCGGCGGCGCGCAAGCACAGTCACAGGGCCGGCGATCATACTGACactagcggcggcggcagcaacgGGTCGTCTCCTTCGCCAACAACTATGACCCAGCAGCTGTGGGTGTTCGGTGACTCGTACGCGGACACGGGGAACCTTGGCGACCTCGGGCGGGAGCTGACGCACGCGTGGTACGACCCCTACGGCGCCACCTTCCCCGGACGCCCCACCGGCCGCTTCTCCGACGGCCGCGTCCTCACCGACTTCATAG TGTCCGTTTGCTGCTTGGAAATTGGAATTGGAACCATGTGGCATGATGCAGCTTCGGCCATGGGAATGCCAACGCCGGTGGCGTACAAGCTGCGCCGGGGCGCCGCCCGCGGGCTGTTGGCGCGCGGCATGAACTTCGCCGTCGGCGGCGCGGGCGTGCTGGACACCGGCAACTTCCAGCGCAATATCAGCGCGCAGATCGACCTGTTCCAGGCGCAGCGGCAGCACCCTGCGGCGGGGGCAGCAGCCCACGGCGGTGGGGTCGCGCTCGTCGTCGTCTCCGGCAACGACTACTCCTACGCCGCCGACAAGGACAACAGCACAAGC GCCGCGATCGCGTACATCCCGACGGTGGTGCGTGAGCTCGGGCAGCAGCTCCGGCGGCTGCGCGACGACGTCGGGATGCGCAGGGTGGTGGTCACCAACCTGCACCCGCTGGGGTGCACGCCGCTCTTCACCCGCGCGCTCAACTACAGCGGCTGCGACCCGCTGGCCAACGCGGGCGCGGCGCAGCACAACGCGGCGCTCCAGTCCGTGCTCGCCGCGCTCGACCCGGCCAAccgcaccttcttcctcctcgaccTCAACGCGCCCTTCGCGGCTTTTGCCGACGCGCcaccgtcggcggcggcggcaagcagGTTCGATGAGCCGAGGCGCCCGTGCTGCGAGACCTTCTTGAGCACCGCCGGCGGCGGCTACTGCGGCCAGCAGGACGACGACGGGAGGAGGCAGTACGCGCTGTGCGACGACCCCAGCAAACACTTCTACTGGGACAACGTCCACCCCACGCAGGCAGCCTGGGCCACGGTCGCCGAGACTTTCAGGCCCAAGATCCGCGAGTTCCTTTCCAACTGA
- the LOC136541742 gene encoding GDSL esterase/lipase At5g03610-like isoform X4, whose amino-acid sequence MGHGHGGLPPTLLLLLCLLVLSVQAAARKHSHRAGDHTDTSGGGSNGSSPSPTTMTQQLWVFGDSYADTGNLGDLGRELTHAWYDPYGATFPGRPTGRFSDGRVLTDFIASAMGMPTPVAYKLRRGAARGLLARGMNFAVGGAGVLDTGNFQRNISAQIDLFQAQRQHPAAGAAAHGGGVALVVVSGNDYSYAADKDNSTSAAIAYIPTVVRELGQQLRRLRDDVGMRRVVVTNLHPLGCTPLFTRALNYSGCDPLANAGAAQHNAALQSVLAALDPANRTFFLLDLNAPFAAFADAPPSAAAASRFDEPRRPCCETFLSTAGGGYCGQQDDDGRRQYALCDDPSKHFYWDNVHPTQAAWATVAETFRPKIREFLSN is encoded by the exons ATGGGTCATGGTCATGGGGGACTCCCGCCGACGCTGCTTCTCCTTCTAT GTCTGCTCGTGCTTTCAGTGCAGGCGGCGGCGCGCAAGCACAGTCACAGGGCCGGCGATCATACTGACactagcggcggcggcagcaacgGGTCGTCTCCTTCGCCAACAACTATGACCCAGCAGCTGTGGGTGTTCGGTGACTCGTACGCGGACACGGGGAACCTTGGCGACCTCGGGCGGGAGCTGACGCACGCGTGGTACGACCCCTACGGCGCCACCTTCCCCGGACGCCCCACCGGCCGCTTCTCCGACGGCCGCGTCCTCACCGACTTCATAG CTTCGGCCATGGGAATGCCAACGCCGGTGGCGTACAAGCTGCGCCGGGGCGCCGCCCGCGGGCTGTTGGCGCGCGGCATGAACTTCGCCGTCGGCGGCGCGGGCGTGCTGGACACCGGCAACTTCCAGCGCAATATCAGCGCGCAGATCGACCTGTTCCAGGCGCAGCGGCAGCACCCTGCGGCGGGGGCAGCAGCCCACGGCGGTGGGGTCGCGCTCGTCGTCGTCTCCGGCAACGACTACTCCTACGCCGCCGACAAGGACAACAGCACAAGC GCCGCGATCGCGTACATCCCGACGGTGGTGCGTGAGCTCGGGCAGCAGCTCCGGCGGCTGCGCGACGACGTCGGGATGCGCAGGGTGGTGGTCACCAACCTGCACCCGCTGGGGTGCACGCCGCTCTTCACCCGCGCGCTCAACTACAGCGGCTGCGACCCGCTGGCCAACGCGGGCGCGGCGCAGCACAACGCGGCGCTCCAGTCCGTGCTCGCCGCGCTCGACCCGGCCAAccgcaccttcttcctcctcgaccTCAACGCGCCCTTCGCGGCTTTTGCCGACGCGCcaccgtcggcggcggcggcaagcagGTTCGATGAGCCGAGGCGCCCGTGCTGCGAGACCTTCTTGAGCACCGCCGGCGGCGGCTACTGCGGCCAGCAGGACGACGACGGGAGGAGGCAGTACGCGCTGTGCGACGACCCCAGCAAACACTTCTACTGGGACAACGTCCACCCCACGCAGGCAGCCTGGGCCACGGTCGCCGAGACTTTCAGGCCCAAGATCCGCGAGTTCCTTTCCAACTGA
- the LOC136541741 gene encoding protein HIRA-like isoform X2, whose protein sequence is MTNGMCTAVLRGHSSLVKGVTWDPIGSFIASQSDDKTVIIWRTSDWSLAHKTEGHWEKSLGSTFFRRLAWSPCGHFITTTHGFQKPRHSAPVLERGEWSATFDFLGHNAPIVAVKFNNSMFRKNFSNGQDTKAAPAGWANGTSKTSSKEQQPYNVIAIGSQDRTITVWTTASARPLFVAKHFFSQSVVDLSWSPDGYSLFACSLDGSVANFHFEAKELGYKLSDSELDELKRSRYGDVRGRQSNLAESPAQLLLEEASAKQSASKKGTSIVQQFQAPTKVSADVPNPAPVVQSQKAPETLPEAEKKTSGPAADDMNKVTRLSSPLKQREYRRPDGRKRIIPEAVGFPSNQDNIPSRSQNQAMDFSSLDQRMNGIRPSYGGNSNCNNSGVKDRSGVTARANITESLVIQKASTSAGSDGMLSVERTGSVVPGSLTCSALSIHVFDKKDNEDSLPVCLEAKPVERAAGDMIGVSGAFSTKETEIRCTRGTETLWLDRISAKVTVLAGNANFWAVGCEDGYLQVYTKCGRRAMPAMMMGSAAVFIDCDDCWKLLLVTRRGLMYIWDLYNRTCILQDSLASLVASPDESSTNHAGAVKVISAKFSRCGFPLVVLASRHAFLFDMSMKCWLRIADDCFPASNFASSFSSPQGGELGKLQIDLGKFMARKPIWSRVTDDGLQTRAHLETQLAASLALKSPQEYRQCLLSYIRFLAREADESRLREVCENFLGPPMGMLGSASSMEPKNPSWDPDVLGMKKHKLLREDILPSMASNWKVQRLLNEFMDLLSEYEAAKSKVDPVDVTPAPQPAPEVNDDVVTS, encoded by the exons CATTACTACGACTCACGGCTTCCAGAAACCTAGGCATTCAGCCCCCGTGCTTGAAAGAGGCGAGTGGTCTGCTACATTTGACTTTCTAGGGCATAACGCGCCTATCGTGGCGGTTAAGTTTAATAACTCAATGTTCCGCAAGAATTTCTCAAATGGGCAAGACACTAAAGCTGCACCAGCTGGTTGGGCCAATGGAACATCAAAGACATCGTCAAAAGAACAGCAACCATATAATGTTATTGCTATTGGAAGTCAGGACAGAACAATTACTGTTTGGACGACAGCGAGTGCGCGACCATTGTTTGTTGCTAAGCATTTTTTCTCTCAAAGTGTGGTTGATTTATCTTG GAGCCCTGATGGTTATTCACTTTTTGCATGCTCCTTGGATGGATCTGTCGCCAACTTTCACTTTGAAGCAAAGGAGCTTGGATACAAGTTAAGTGATTCTGAACTGGATGAATTGAAGAGGAGTAGATATGGTGATGTCAGAGGACGACAATCAAATCTGGCTGAAAGCCCTGCACAGTTACTGCTAGAAGAAGCATCAGCAAAGCAATCGGCTAGCAAAAAGGGGACTTCCATTGTCCAGCAATTTCAAGCACCGACAAAAGTTTCTGCAGATGTGCCTAACCCAGCTCCTGTTGTGCAAAGTCAGAAAGCTCCTGAAACTTTACCTGAAGCTGAGAAGAAAACATCAGGTCCTGCTGCTGATGATATGAATAAAGTTACTCGGTTATCTAGTCCATTGAAGCAGAGGGAATACCGGCGTCCTGATGGCCGGAAAAGAATAATCCCAGAGGCTGTTGGATTTCCTTCCAACCAGGATAACATACCCAGCCGTTCTCAGAACCAGGCTATGGATTTTTCATCCCTAGATCAGCGAATGAATGGGATAAGACCATCTTATGGTGGTAACAGTAACTGTAACAACTCTGGAGTTAAGGATCGCTCTGGTGTCACAGCAAGGGCGAACATTACAGAGAGTCTTGTTATTCAAAAAGCTTCAACCAGTGCTGGCAGTGATGGAATGTTGAGTGTAGAACGCACTGGATCTGTAGTTCCAGGCTCTTTGACCTGCTCCGCACTTTCAATACATGTGTTTGATAAGAAAGACAATGAGGATTCCTTGCCAGTCTGCCTTGAAGCAAAGCCTGTAGAACGCGCTGCAGGTGATATGATTGGTGTCAGTGGTGCCTTTTCAACAAAAGAAACTGAGATAAGGTGTACAAGAGGAACAGAAACTCTTTGGTTGGATCGTATATCTGCAAAGGTTACTGTCTTGGCGGGCAATGCAAATTTCTGGGCTGTTGGTTGTGAAGATGGTTACCTGCAG GTTTACACAAAATGTGGAAGACGAGCAATGCCGGCAATGATGATGGGATCCGCAGCCGTTTTTATAGACTGTGACGACTGTTGGAAATTGCTTCTTGTCACAAGAAGAGGTCTAATGTACATATGGGACCTCTATAACAGGACCTGCATTTTGCAGGACTCATTGGCTTCTTTGGTTGCATCTCCAGATGAGTCGTCAACAAATCATGCTG GTGCAGTAAAGGTTATATCTGCTAAATTCTCAAGATGTGGTTTTCCCTTAGTTGTCCTTGCCAGTCGCCATGCTTTTCTTTTTGACATGAGCATGAAGTGCTGGTTAAGGATTGCCGATGATTGTTTTCCAGCATCAAATTTTGCTAGCTCATTTAGTTCCCCCCAAGGTGGAGAACTAGGCAAGTTGCAGATTGATCTAGGCAAGTTCATGGCTAGAAAGCCTATATGGAGCAG GGTTACAGATGATGGTTTGCAGACACGTGCCCATTTAGAGACCCAGTTGGCAGCTTCTTTGGCTTTGAAGTCACCACAGGAGTATCGCCAATGCCTTCTATCCTACATACGGTTTCTGGCAAG AGAAGCAGACGAATCTCGTTTACGTGAGGTTTGTGAGAACTTCCTAGGTCCTCCAATGGGCATGCTTGGATCTGCATCATCTATGGAACCCAAAAATCCATCGTGGGATCCTGATGTTCTC GGGATGAAGAAGCACAaactcctcagggaagacatACTTCCATCGATGGCATCGAACTGGAAAGTCCAGCGGCTGCTCAACGAGTTTATGGACCTCCTATCAGAGTATGAAGCTGCTAAGAGCAAAGTTGACCCAGTAGATGTCACACCAGCACCGCAACCAGCGCCAGAAGTCAATGACGACGTGGTCACCTCGTAA